Genomic DNA from Flavobacterium sp. N502540:
ATTTGTACCGCTGCAGCCCGAAGATTATACAAACCCGAGTTAAAGGAATCTTTTGTAGAAATGATCGAACGTGGCTGGATGAGCATCAGTTCTCCCGTTTGGGCGAATATGGGAACTGAACGCGGTTTGCCAATTTCGTGCTTTAATGTGCATGTTCCCGATGAAATAGAAGGAATCACCCATAAATTGGGAGAGGTGATCATGCAAACCAAAATTGGTGGCGGAACTTCCGGATACTTTGGAGAATTACGCGAAAGAGGAAGTGCTGTTACTGATAACGGTAAGAGTAGTGGAGCCGTAAGTTTTATGAAACTTTTTGATACTACAATGGACACCATTTCTCAGGGAGGGGTCCGTCGTGGAGCATTTGCTGCATATTTAGATGTTGATCATCCGGATATTGAGGAATTTTTGAAGATTAAGAGTATTGGAAACCCGATTCAGAATTTGTTTACCGGAATCTGCGTGCCGGATTACTGGATGCAGGAAATGATTGATGGTGATGTCGACAAGAGACAAATCTGGGCTAAGGTGTTAGAAAGCCGTCAGCAAAAAGGATTGCCATACATTTTCTTTAGTGACAACGTAAACAAAAACAAACCACAAGTTTACAAAGACAAAAACCTGCGCATTAATGCCAGTAATTTGTGCAGCGAAATTATGTTGCCTTCAAGCATTGACGAATCGTTTATTTGCTGTCTTTCGTCAATGAATCTCGAACTTTACGACGAATGGAAAGATACTGAAGCCGTAAAATTAGCGATCTTTTTCCTGGATGCCGTATTGCAGGAATTTATAGAAAAAACAGAAGGCAATTATTACCTTTCGGCAGCCAATCGATTTGCCAAAAGACACCGTGCACTAGGACTTGGTGTACTGGGATGGCATTCGTATCTGCAAAAAAATATGATTCCGTTTGAAGGAATGGAAGCCAAGATGAAAACTACCGAAATTTTCCAACATATCAGTGATAAAGCCGATAAAGCAACTCAGGATCTGGCCAGAATTTATGGCGAACCAGAACTGTTAAAAGGATACGGAAGACGTAATACAACCACTATGGCTATTGCGCCAACAACATCATCATCGGCTATTTTAGGACAGACTTCACCTGGAATTGAACCTTTCAGCAGTAACTATTACAAAGCTGGTCTGAGCAAGGGAAATTTTATGCGTAAAAATAAATACCTTAAAATGTTACTGGAGAAAAAAGGACTGGACAATGAAGAAGTCTGGAGAGAAATTATGCTGAATGGCGGAAGCGTACAACAGATGACACAGTTGACAAAAGAAGAGAAAGACGTTTTTAAAACCTTTAAAGAAATTAGTCAGTTAGAAATTGTACAGCAGGCTTCCATACGTCAGAAGTTTGTAGATCAGGGGCAAAGTATCAATTTGAACATTCCAGCTGATTTACCTATTAAAGAAGTAAACCGATTGCTTATTGAAGCCTGGCAGCTTGGTATCAAAAGTTTGTATTACCAACGCAGTCAAAGTGTATCGAAAGAATTGGTAACAAGTTTGGTGAGCTGCAGCAGTTGTGAGTCATAAAATAAGAAAGACCGGATGTATCATCCGGCTTTTCGGTTTTTATAAGGGAATTTTATTGTAAAATACTAAAACCAATAGTATATGAAGTCATTGCGACTTTGCGACTCCGCGAGATTTATTTTTTCTTTGGATCTTTAATTTTAGATCGAAGTATAGTAAAGAAGGCCGGATAAATGATCCGGCCTTCTTGATAAAATAAATAATAGAATTACTTTTTAATGGCCTTTGCTGTTTTCAAAACCAAGAATCGTAATCATATAAGGTGTATTTGAAACTTTGATTTTCTTTACAATTGCCATGGTAGACAAATTCAGCTGCAGTAATTCTCCTGTAGTTGGAGAAGTAATATAACCAAAGTTCTCTGTTAACTGAATTTGTGGTTTTAAAGCCGCATCAGTGGCAGTTTCGGCAATAACTTTACCTTCCTTTTCAAGTTGCAGGCTGGTAAGATTGTACAATTTGAATTCACCCGTATGCAATAGGATTCCCAGTTTAGTCGCATTAAAACTCACTTTGCATTGCATGATAGCAGTACTTGCTAAAATAGGTTTAATCGTTTCATTAGCCACGTCAATTAAGTAAGCTCCTTTTGCAGCAGTATATCCCACAAATTTTCCTTGTGCTTTTGTTTCCAGAATAGTCCCAAACCAGGCAGTTCCAAAATCAGCAGGAAGTGCGATAAGCTTTTGTTTTCCGGTACTTTCCACTACAAGAACACCACTTGCAGATCCGAAAACGGCATACGTTCCATCTGAAGCATTTCCGTGAATTCCTTTCGTAGCAACTGTTGCGTTAAAAAGAGTCTTACCGGAATTATCAATGATTTTGACTTTTTCCGGAAGTGTTCCTGCTACCGAATTGTCTTTTTCAGTAATAGCATAAGTACCATTAGTAAAAGTAGCCATTGCGCCGTGATGAGCCAACAAACCTGCATTTATAATCTTAAATTTAGCTCCCGCAGTATTAATTTCAGATTCTTTGGCAACAGCCAATGTTCCGTCGCCGTCATTAAAAGTCATCAGCTCTCCACTTTTGCTTTTAAAATGGGTAGGCATAGGCGACTGGCCAAATAAAGCGCCAAATTTAGGGATTCCGTCTACATCCACGTGATCGCCATGACCTTCAAAACCGCTGTCGAAAGTTTCAACCGTATTGCTGGCTCTGTGAATGATTCCCGCATATCGTTTGGATTCTGAAGTATAAACAGTAGATTTTGCAAACTTAGCATTAAAAGAGCTTATCGTGGCTTCAACCGGATTAACTAAGGTGATCTCAGTTGTTTTTTCATCAGAAAGTAAAATCCTTAAGAATTTATACTCGGTTAAAGCTTCTTTGGGAGTTTCAGGAGTATTGTCATCGTCGTTGCTGCAGGAAAATAGAGTTGCAGATAAGGCGAATAGGAAAATGAGTTTGTAAAAATTGTTTTTCATGGTAAAGGTAATTAAAGTTGATTTTTAAAAATTAATGGTAATAGGCATCGATTTATAGACGCTTATATTGTGTGTAGTGTTTTTATAAAGTACTACCCAATTGTAGGTTCCGGATTGCCAGGCTTTGTCGGCTGTAATTGGAGTTCCTTCGAAATCTGTATCTGCACCAATAGTGATGCTTTGACCGCCCAAAACACCATTTATCTTTTGAAGGGTAGTAATTTTTGAAGCAGCCCCCAGACCTTTGTGTTCCACTTTTGAAATGACAATAACTTTCTTCAGATCAAGTTTGTCGATACTTTCTGGATTGTAATTGGCACTTTTTTTAATCAAAACAGAATATAAAATTCCATCCCCCATAATTTGACTTACCTGTGCATGCGCAGTCAGAAGATCATTTTTTTTGAAAATAAGTTCCGGTTCAACCCAAGTATTCATGTAGTAAATCAGATTGTCGTTTCGGGAGAGATTATCGCGGCCAATTATGGGATCGACAGGCAAATTAGCAGGATCTGTAATCGTAACGACCTCTTTAATTTCGAGTTTAGAGCCGTTTTCATCTGTAACAATAAAAAGGAAATCAAATTTGCCTTCCGGAGCATCAGCCGGAATATTGAAGTGTTTGTGTACATTAGTATTTTTTGCGCCTTTGAATTCCGCCCAGGACAGTTCAAACTTCCAGTCTTTGCTATAAGTTTCACCTTTTATGGGAAGGATTTTCAACTGTACATCGGCAATTTTATCTCCGGCAAGTACGTCGGCATTAAAGTGAAAGTCACGGCCAATCAGCGCTTTTTTATTATTGGCGGTACCAATTTCAATATTTTCAGCTTTGGGTTTTATAACTTCTTTGTCGTCATCGTTACTACAGGCTGTAAAAAACAGATTAACAGCCAGAAAGAGCAGTATTAGTTTTAGCGTTTTCATTAGGGTACTGGGTTGATTAATTAAATTCATAGGGTGTTATTTGTGTATTAAAAATGGAATTTTCAGCGACAGAATGATGTTTCTTCCGGCTTCAGGAAGTTCTATTAACCTGTAGAAACTGGTGTGATTCAGGTATTTTGTATTGAACAGATTCTGAATCTGAAGACTAATGATAAAATCCTGTTGTCCGGCTTTTAGTTTAGTTCCCATTGCCAGGTTAAAGACATTACTGCTTGCCGTTTTCTTTTCAGGTGGGACAATCTGATGCTGCTCGGCAGTAAAGCGATAATCAAGAGAGAAATAGCTGTCTTTTAAACTTTTTATTCTTGGATTGTAAGTGATGTTAAACAAAACAGAGGGAGGAGGAGAGAAGGGCAGTGTATATCCTTTTTTATCTCCCGACCTTTGCTCGCTATACAGATATTCTGCCAAAACTTCACCACTTAAACTTTCCAGAAACTGATAACGTACCTGTAATTCACCGCCATAACGCATGACTCTACTCTGCTCGTATTCAAATACCTGATTGCCGGCTCCGTAATAAATATCATGTTGCGAAGTTGGATTGAGGTAAATGTAGTTGGGGAAATAATTAAAGAATGGACTCAGTTGAAAAGACCACTTAGTATTTTTCCATTCCATACCAAGATCCAATTGATACGAACGCTCGGCTGCTAAATTGGGATTGCCTTTTTCAAATCTGAAATAATGATAATTTACCCCATTAGAAGCCAGTTCTTTAGCAATTGGCATTCTGAAACTCGTTCCAAGATTGGCTTTTAAGGACCATTGTCCCGGTGTATAATTAACGCCTGCTGACCAGTTGAAACTCTGAAAAGTACGGGTCAGGTCTTCAGAACGTTTCAAATATTCAGAAGTTGTTTGGCCGTTTTCAGTAACTTCACTTGGAAACCAGTCGGTGTATTGTTTCATTTTAATTTTGCCATAATCGAGTCGTACAGCGGCATGTAGCAGCCATAATTCGTTAAGCTGAATTTTATCATAAACAAATCCTCCGGCATTGAATTGTTTAAAGGCAGGAATCAGAAAACTCCAGCCGTTAATGCTATTTTGTTGCTGTTCGGCATTGATTCCTGCGGTGAATTGATGATTTTGAATGGAAAACTCATCCTTAAAAGAAGCAGAAAATACTTCTTTATCGTATTGTCTTTCCAGATCTTTCGGAACATACATATCAGAAGGATACAGAGGCGGCATATAACCGTGATTGACATAATGACTCCATTCCCTGCGAAAGTTTTTTTGGAAACCCAACTGCGTTTCGAAACGGTGTGAACCTAACGAAAAGGAAGTGGTATTACTGATTTTGGTATGTGTAACTTCCTGAAATGGCATTAAAATATCTCTGCTGGAACGATCGTGCAGTTGGGTGTCTACATTTCGTGGTTCGAGTCCGTGTGCATTGGCAAAAAAGCCGCTTTTGGTATAAATGTTACTGAAATAAAAAACCGATTTCAGTTGATCCGTCAGATAACCGGTACTGGCATGTACATCGAGTTCACGTCCTGCCGTGTTGCGTAAATGATTTTTGTATAAAGGAACGGCATAATTGTACACGTGTACCGTATCGGTGGGAACGCGATAGTCTCCGTAATCCATAGCAGTTATTCTGGAATCAAAGAACCATTTTTCGTTTCGACCGTAAAGGTTGATGGATCCTCCAAATTGTTCGTTATTGCTTTTGCCTGTAAAATCAACTGTTCCGCCCAAAACATGCTGAGTAGGAAAAGGTACAGGCTGTATGTTTATGGCGCCGCCAATGGCATCAGAACCGTACATAAACGATGATGGACCTTTGATAATTGCCACACGGTTCACAGCATATTGATCGATTTCCAAACCGTGATCTGCTCCCCATTGCTGACCTTCGTGTTTGATACCGTTTTCAACCACAATAACCTGATTGAAACTTAGTCCGCGAATTAGTGGTTTTGAACCGCCGGAACCAATAGAAATGGTCTTAACACCCGGAAGTCTTTGCAAAGACTGCATTAAACTTCCGCCAAGATTACGTTGGATAAAGCTGCTGTTTACGATTTCAAGATTAAGGGATTCCTGCTTTTTGCGGCGTACTTCATAACCTTCACTAATGACAACTTCTGACAACTCCTGTATTTCCGGTTTTAAGAAAATAGCAGGGAGCACAATTGTGTTTTGACTAATAGTAATTACCGTTTCATAAGAAGCATACCCGGAGTATGTTACCGTCAATCGCGTTGTATTTTTAGGAATCTGATTTAAGAAATATGCTCCTTTTTTATTGGTTATAGTGCTAATATGAGCCGGATACAGCGTGACCAAAGCACCTTCCAAAGGTTTTTGATCCTTAGAAAATACGGTGCCGGAAACACGAACGGATTGCGCTGCTACTTTTGTAACCAAAACAAAACAAAAGAGCAGCACGCAATAGGTCCGCAATTGATTTGACTTAGTGGTGTTCATCAAAATCAATTTATAAAATTTTAATACTCAAACCTTTGATCGTCTGCCAGCCTTCCTTATCGGTTAAGCGGATCAGAAAATGATAATCTCCGGCATCAATGTTTTGTGGAATTTCGATTTCCTGAACAGCTTCATAACTCTTTTGCCCGGAAGGAATCGTAACCGAATTGATGTAAAGCATTGGATTTACCGGTTTTTTGATAGGATCCTCATTGCAGGATGCTACTTCGGTACTGTGATTGTGATGGTCGAAATTGTGGTGAATATCCAGACTATAAGATCCCAGTTGTGCGTTGTCTGAAAACTTTGCTCTGAAAGTAATTTTTTGTCCGCGAGTAATTGTACTGCATTGTATCGGAAACGCATTTGCGGAAGAAACATCAATTACAGGATATTCGGTGTCAATTTCGGTTTTATCACTGTCACAGCTTGTGAAAGTAAAGCCAGTCGCCAAAAAAGCCAAAAGCATTTTTGAAATTCTCATTCGATTTGGTTTGAGTTTTGTGGTATTCATATGTGAAAATTGTGGGTTACAAAAGGCATATTCCAAACCTGATAATACTAGGGAAATGGCAGTTTTACGGCACAGGATCAGGTCGCAAAAAGCATTGTTTTTATCGGGAAGGAAATTGGGAAACAAAAATAAAAGGGGTGCAGTGGAGCCAACACAATACCCAATTGCAGGTACTGAATTGTAATGTTGCAGACAATCAACCGACAGCGAAGTTTTTTTGAAACAATAGTGTTGCACGAAAGTCGCATTCCTAAAAGGAATAATTGTGTCAATCAGTATCGATCAAAGTACTTTTCTAAATATAGTAAAAGACATAAAACGGAGCTGTCGTGAAAAAGTGAAATACTTTTTCAGTATGGAGAGTATCTAAAACGCATAACAGCACGCCATCTCAGAATTGAAATGATTTACTTTTGTCGTTTTAGGCAATAGGAGGTGCACGAAGGGCAAATAAAGAACCTTTGAAAAAAGGAGCAAACGATTTTGAATAAAAATGTACATAAGGAATTGGTGTACTATTTTTATAAAACTGAAAAGTTACAAAGTCAAAAGTGCTGACCGGACTGAATTTGAAATGACAAATAGCACACTCTTCGTTAGAGTGGTCCTGCATTTTAAATTCACTTTTATCGGTAGGATAAAGTATGTTTTTTTTAGCAGTGGAACTGTGACTGTGTATGTGTTCATACGAATGTATCGCCGGAAATAGTATTGCAAATACTACCACCAACGGCATCAAAAGATTTATAAATTTAAATTTCTTTTTCATTCTAATGAATCCATAGCTAATAAAGCAATGAAGTACAAATATAGAATTCTTATTTGTAAATGCAACATTGTTTCATTAAAAAAATAAAGAAAAAAATAAAAGGATAAATCTTATAAGTAAAAAGACAGATTAGGTCTCTTTTTGTCGCTTCAGGGAACGAAAATTGGCTTGCACCGAATAAAATTTCCGTTCCTTGAATTGACATTTGAATTTGAAGTAACTATTGTAAGTGTTATAGTCTCATTAATGTGATACCGCTTTTAATCCAATAATAGAACTTACCAGAGTAAACAGAAAAAATAATCGCCAGAAGTCAACAGGCTCTTTAAAAACAAGAATCCCCATCAATACCGTTCCAACAGCTCCAATTCCGGTCCATACCGCGTAGGCCGTTCCAATAGGCAAGGTTTCAGTGGCTTTAATCAGTAACAGCATGCTTATGGTTAGTGATACAAAAAATCCGGTGTACCATAAATAAACATCGGTACCGGTGGCTTCTTTGGCTTTTCCGAGACAAGTTGCAAAAGAGACTTCAAACAGTCCCGCAATAATTAGAATAATCCAGTTCATAATTGTTAAAATTTTAGGATGCAAAGTTCCTTTAACTCCCGCAATAAAAATTTAACAAATGATAAAAAATGAATTTATTTCAGATCAGCTCTGATTCTGCTAAGACTCACCTGTGTGATACCCAGATAGGAGGCAATATGTCCCAATTGAATTCTTTGCAGTAGTTCGGGATGGTATTTCATAAGTTCCAAGTAACGATCAGTGGCATTTCTAAACTGTCTTGAAATCAGACGTTCTTCGGTTTTAACAAGTTCCTGTTCGGCAAATTTTCTGCCCCAGTTGGCAATATGGATATCGGTATCAAACAATTGCTGAAGATGTGCTTTTTTTAATTCGTAGAGTTCGCAGTCCTCCAGAAGTTCAATCGTTTCATAACCTTTTTGCTCCTCAACATAACTTTTCATCGAAACAACGGTTTGTCCTTCTTTTCCGAACCAAAACGTAACTTCACTATCATTTTCATGAACATACGCCCGCACGATTCCTTTTTTTATAAAATAGAGCGCAGACTCAACCTTTCCGGCATTTAACAGTATGTGTCCTTTGGGATATTTTATTTCGCTAATACAAAGTTTTAGCGCATTTTTGGACTCCTCGGGAAGCTGAAAGATGTTATCCAGAATGGTATCGATGTGCATTGTTAATGGTTGATGGTTAATTGTTAATTGTTAATTGTTAATGATTGATTCTTCATTCTTTACTCTTTATTCTTTACTCTTTATTCTTTACTCTTTATTCTTTATTCTTTATTCTTTACTCTTTATTCTGTGGCGCTGACTATTAGTGTTTTACATCTCACGTCTCACATCTCACTAGTAAGATTTCGCACTTCACAGATTGACAGGGAGCTAAATTAAAACTTTAGATTTCAGTCTGCTTAGTGTTTCCTGCGAAATATTGATGTATGAAGCTACAATTTTATTGGGCAATCGTTTTACAATTGTGGGATTGATTTTGAGCAATTGGGTGTATCTTTCTAAAGCCCCCATAGTTGTAAACGACATTAGTCTGTTGGTATTATTAACATAGGCTTTTTCGAGATACGAACAATAAAATTCCCTCCATTGAGGAACAATCTCCATCAAATGATTGAAATCTTCATGACTGATATATAATAACTCCGATTTCTCGATAACCTGTATGTATTCTGTTGAAGGCATTTTGGTAATAAAACTCACCAAAGCCGTAGCGAATTGATTTTCGAATGCAATATAACGGGTGACATCTTTTCCTTCTTCGTTAATGTAGTAAATTCTCAAACAGCCTTTATCTACAAAATAACTATTTTGACTCGTTTGTCCAGCCGAAAGCAACAGGTCGTTTTTGTCCCGCTGTACAGGTTTAAAGTGCGACAAAATAGTATTGAGATCTTTATCAGAAACTGCAATACGACTTCTTATATAAGCACCAAGTTGTTTGTAGGGCATTTTTTTAATTAGATAGTTAGATAATTAGATAATTAGAATGTTTGATTTTTAGATTATTGGATGATGAGTATAAACAACTAAACATCAACAATAAACCATTAACCATTAACAATCAACAATTAACCATTAAACATAATCTTTTACATATTTTCGGTAGTAGATAATATCTTCTATTGACAGTACTACCAAATTGTGCTGTATTGCAAAGCTAATGATTTTGTCCAGTTTAGCCATGCTTCCGTCTTCGTTCATTAATTCGCATAGAACGGCTTCCGGTTTTAGGCCTGCTAATTTCATTAAATCTACACTGCCTTCAGTATGCCCGTTTCGTTCAAGGACGCCGTTGTTTTTGGCACGTAGAGGAAAGATATGCCCGGGTTTTGCAAGATCTGTGGGTTTTGCATTTTGAGCAACCGCAGTTTTAATGGTTGTAATTCGATCTGTTGCCGAAACTCCCGTCGTTACACCCTCTTTTGCTTCGATTGTAATGGTAAAAGGCGTCTGAAAACTACTGGTGTTTTCTTTCACCATATAGGGTAATTCCAACTGATCGGCTTTTTCATTGGTCAGACAAAGGCAAACAATTCCGCTGCACTCGCGTATCATCATGGCCATGTCTTGTACATTGATGTGTTGTGCCGAAAAAATTAAATCGCCTTCGTTTTCGCGGTTTTCGTCATCAGTTAGTAGAATTCCTTTTCCGTTTCGCAGTTGTCGTAAAGCATTTTCGACACGTTCGACACTGGTTAAACCAAATTTTTCTAAAGGATAGGATAATGTATTGATCATCTTTTGTTGCGTTTTTTGAATTAAAGAGCAGCAAAGCTAGACTTGTTTCAGACACAAAAGTTTGATCTAGGTCAATAAAATCTGCAACTTTCCAATAAACCCTACAGGTTTTAAAAAACCTTTCGGATTTAGAAAAATTTTAATTTAAAGATAAATCACCATAGAAGGACACGCTTTTACTTAAAGCCGTATAAATACGTATTGGAATGTCTGTTTTTATTGTTATTTCATCCTCAGATAATTTTGTATCTTAGTCTTTAGTAACCTGAATCTGTCTTGATTGCAGCCTTTTTTCCAATCAGAACGGATTATAAAATAAGTGAGCAATGCCCTGGAATCCCGAAATTTATAATAAGTTTAAAAATATTCGTTATCAGCCATTTTATGATTTGGCCAGTTTTATTCAGCCAGTAAAAGGAATGAAAGCGATTGATTTGGGCTGTGGTACAGGAGAACAAACGGCAATTCTGTCTAATCAATTTGAAGAAGCGTACTTTTTGGGAGTCGATTCTTCGCCGGAAATGCTGGAACAATCCAAGTCTTTAGAAACGGAACGTCTGCATTTCAGAAAAGCCACCACAGAAAAAACAATAGAATCGGGCGAAAAATGGGATCTTATTTTTAGTAATGCAGCTTTACAATGGTCGGACAATCATGATACGTTATTTACCAGATTGCTGCAACAGTTAAACCCGAAAGGACAATTCGCTGTGCAAATGCCGGTACAGCCGGAAAACAAACTCAATAAAATCCTTTTAGAGCTGGTACAGGAAGAGCCTTTCGTCACTTTTTTAAAAGGATTTAAAAGAGAATCCCCGGTTTTAAGTATCGATGAGTATGCACAAATTCTGTTTGATGGCGGTTTGGAAAACCTTCAGATGCAGCAAAAAGTATATCCAATTATAGCCAATGATCATGAAACCCTTTTTAGTTTCATCTCGGGTTCGGCTTTGATTCCGTATACAGAAAGACTGGAAGGAGAGGAGAAGGTACTTTTTATTGAAACCTATAAAAAGAGAATAGCGGAAGGTTTTCCCAAACTTCCCGCTATTTATTCTTTTAAAAGACTCTTACTTTATGGTCGTAAAACCTAACGAAAGAATATTTACTTGTGAAGAAAACTTTATTCTTTATAGAGAATAATAGTTGCTTTGTAACCTTTTCCCACATTCCACTGACTTGCTTCAATCACTTTTCCTTTATCGTCATACACTTGAAATTCAGCTGTGTTAGGTGAAGCAGAACCTTCGTTTAAAGCTTCAAAGTCAATTTTGTTCATTCCTTTGACTAAAGTAATTTTAAAACCCTGATAATCTCCGTTTAAACTTACTTCGGGTTCAATTACTTTATCATTCAGGTATACGCGTATTTTATCGCCGTCTACAAAAGCAGCGTCACGATAACGGATGGTAGATACAGCCGTATTGGTGACAAAACCTCCCAAATATTCATTTCTTCTGTAAAAGATCCCTTCCACATTGGCTTCCGGTTTGTACAGACTGTTGTTTTTATACAAATCTTCCGGGTTGATTTTTAAAACGGTAGGCTCTTTTGGCAGCGGAAGATCGGGATTTAACGGAGTGTCTGTTGGAGGCGGAACGTCTTTTAATTCAACATTTTTTGAATCAATGGGTTTGTATTTGCCATTCACTTCCTTCTGCGCATATCCCTGTAAAACAGCACCGGTTAGTATAATAGTTAATAGTATCTTTTTCATATTATTTTTAGGTTTTAAGCAAACATCAAACGAATGTGTTTGTATCCGGATAGATAACATTTAAGTATAACTATTTATTGCATTTACTGAAAGTTAATTATTTCTAGTGTTTTGTAACATGCAGACAATCAGTTATAAATTTACGTTTTTTTTCGCAGATGCTTATGCTGTTTATGTGAATCCAAAGCTCTTTTTGTTGTTGTTTTCCTCTTCATTATGATTTGGAAAAAATAAATTGCATTAAAAAGTAAACAAGAATCTTGCCGTTAATACTTCCTGATCGAGTTGGTTGAAGCCATAGAAATCAGATAAAGTTTCAGTATTTCAGGTTAGGATTATAATTTAATTTTATAAGGTTATAAAATTATCAATTTGATTTATGAGAATGCCCACCATAAATTTGTCCCATCAAATCAGAACAACGGTTTGAAAATTAAAAATTGATAACATTAAAAACTTTAATCATGAAATTTACAAGAAACGCAAATGCAAACTGGAAAGGTACAGGAATGGAAGGAAAAGGAACCATCACGACACAAAGTACCACTTTAAACAATGCTCAACTCTCTTTTAAAACCCGTTTTGCGGAAGGAGTAGGAACTAACCCCGAAGAATTGGTAGCTGCCGCACATGCGGGATGTTTTACAATGCAATTGAGCTTTTTATTATCAGA
This window encodes:
- a CDS encoding methyltransferase domain-containing protein, whose product is MPWNPEIYNKFKNIRYQPFYDLASFIQPVKGMKAIDLGCGTGEQTAILSNQFEEAYFLGVDSSPEMLEQSKSLETERLHFRKATTEKTIESGEKWDLIFSNAALQWSDNHDTLFTRLLQQLNPKGQFAVQMPVQPENKLNKILLELVQEEPFVTFLKGFKRESPVLSIDEYAQILFDGGLENLQMQQKVYPIIANDHETLFSFISGSALIPYTERLEGEEKVLFIETYKKRIAEGFPKLPAIYSFKRLLLYGRKT
- a CDS encoding OsmC family protein, encoding MKFTRNANANWKGTGMEGKGTITTQSTTLNNAQLSFKTRFAEGVGTNPEELVAAAHAGCFTMQLSFLLSEAGFVPEDLNTTAKVTFEDGTITLITLELSGSVPGITTEDFEKTAQKAKEICPISKLLNTEIALNVSLLS